The window TCACTACCTCTTGGCGCCACTGGATCATTTTTTGTGCTTTATCATTGTGGCCAAGTGTTTGCCCCATTAGGCGAACCCACTCTTGCGTATAGCGCTCTTGCCCATAATCTAACGTAGCAACAGTCAGCCCTGCATCACGCATAGGGGAAATAATATCATCTCCTCGATGACCCCATTGCCATACCAAATCGGGCTCGACATTAAGTAACGCTTCAATATTTGGCGTAAAATTATTCCCCACAACATTTGAATTCACCTGTAAAACTGGTGAAAACATTTGGCTTAGCATGCCGTCCCGAGCGGCAACCCTTGCAAAAGGGTGCATTCCGACTAATTTTTCACTGCTTTCATCCATGCCAACTAACATCGAAGCAGCGGGAATTGGGATCACGACAATACGTTTTGCAGGGGCTGATAAATGAATTTCATCACCTGACATATCTGTGAAATCAACGGCTTGTGATGCGCTTGCATTGGCCATCCCACCAATAGTTAGAAAAACAGCGGCTAGTCTAAAAGCATTATTTATCATAGGGTTATTCAGCTCTCTGCTAATATCTCAATTGATAATGTGTATGATTATCATTTATACTCAAGCCATTCTAAGACGACGTAAGTGGATGACCTATGACATTTGTCAAAAACGTTTTCCCCCATACACAATCGCTCAATGCCCTTAAATCGTGCTTGCTGTTTAATGAAGTGGAAGATGAAAAACTGGCATTACTGCTAGAAAATTGTGGCTATATTCGCTTTAAAAGTGGTGAAATTCTGAACCATGAAGGGGAGCCATTCAAACATTGCCCCCTAATGATAAGCGGGCAAATCGAGGTGTACCGCCACACTTATCTGGGCGAGGAAAAAATTTTCGGTTTATTTTGTACAGGGGAAATCGTTGCCATCGCCGCGGTTTTTATGCCGCACAACCGCTATCCGATGAGTTTACGGGCGAAAACCGACGGTGAAGCCTTGCTACTCGATAAACGCGATATTTTGCGGCTTTGCCATGCTTGCCCACAGATTATGGAAAAATTACTCATGCGTTTTAGTAGCAAACTGTATGAAAACATTAACCATATCGATTGGCTAACCTCGAGTTCTGCGGAGCAACGACTAGCCGCTTATATCCTTGATTTAAAACACAAGCAATTAACTTCAAATATTATTTTGCCTTTATCACGAGGCCAGCTCGCGGCTAAATTAGGCATACGCTACGAAACACTCAGCCGGTTGGTTTCTGGCTGGCGGCAAAAAGGATTTATTGATATCGAAAAAGACACTGTGCATATCCATAATGAAAACTACTTAACGCAATTATCTATTTCTGCACAGCGTCCATTTTAGGCATAACGCATTAACCAATATTAATGCGTTATTTATTATTAGAAATTATAGGTTACGCCACCATTCACATTAAACCCCATACCGGGGAATAAGGTACTGTCTTTTGCGGTGACGGTTTGGTTAGCAACCGATGTTGTCGCATAATGTTCATCCGTTAAATTATCCATCGATAAATACACAGACCACTGCTCTGTTGGCTTATAACTGCCTTTAAGTCCCAGTACGGCATAATGTTTACGTTTTTGAATATCAAGGTTGTTTTGGTGGTCAACAGCCATATCTGTTGGCGCCCAATGAATATTCGGTCCAACACTCCAATCCCCAATTTCATATAGCACCTCAGCAGCGACAATATTGCGTGGAATACCTGCGATATAGTTGCCATTATATTCTCCGCCCATAAAGCGAAAATCGTTATAAGTCCAAGAAACTCGGTAATTAATATCTCCCGGCCCTGCGCCAACGCGTCCTGCAAGCCCTGCTTCTAAACCTTGATGGCGAGTTTTCGCGGCATAATTAAACACGCCCACGACAGTCCCTGCACTGTCATAAGTGGTGATATACTCATCTTTAATTTGGCTACGATACAGCGCTAAGTTCCATTTCAACGCATCCGTGATATCCCCTTCCCCTCCAATTTCATAAGTGATGGCTTTTTGTGGTGAAAGTTTCGTCAATTTTCCATTGCTGGAGTTAATAATTTCCCAAAATGTCGCTGGTTCTTCACTCGCACTGATATTGGCAAAGTAGCGCTGACTTTCTGTTGGGCGCCAAATAACACCCGCTTTTGGTGTCCAAAATGTCCAACTTTGGTCTAACGACAAATGACTTTGCCGTTTTTCAACATCACGGCGTGCATGCGTACCTTTGACATCTAAATTAACTGTCACGGTTGGCGTAATATGTAAATCCACCCCAACACTGCCGTAGAGGTTTTCAGCTCGGCCATCATATTTACCTATTTTTGTTTTGTCTGCTGGTGTTCCTTTACGGTTTTGCATTAATTCGGTCTGCAAGGTCATTTGGTCCCAAGCAAGTGCCGTGCGATAAGTAACGGGTTCAGTTTCAATATTATAGGTAAATTGCAGCCCTTCACTGTGGCTGCGGCTAAAGCGATAGTACGCAGGGGTGGTAAAATTATCATGGGTACGAATGTGCCAAACTCCTGCGCCAATCGCTTGGTTATCCACTTGCCAGTCAGAGCGGTTAGCCACT is drawn from Providencia huaxiensis and contains these coding sequences:
- a CDS encoding Crp/Fnr family transcriptional regulator; the encoded protein is MTFVKNVFPHTQSLNALKSCLLFNEVEDEKLALLLENCGYIRFKSGEILNHEGEPFKHCPLMISGQIEVYRHTYLGEEKIFGLFCTGEIVAIAAVFMPHNRYPMSLRAKTDGEALLLDKRDILRLCHACPQIMEKLLMRFSSKLYENINHIDWLTSSSAEQRLAAYILDLKHKQLTSNIILPLSRGQLAAKLGIRYETLSRLVSGWRQKGFIDIEKDTVHIHNENYLTQLSISAQRPF
- a CDS encoding TonB-dependent receptor family protein; this encodes MSYRLKRHQLAHCIALTLGIGSLATPIGFAAPAVTADKLIVTSSTGQSRLVPSEQQEKDKLEKVAGGTNLVVIEKETRLATLQDALDYQPGLVIQNFFGGIDQPRLNIRGSGVQSAPLARGVLLLQDGLPATDADGSFHISTLEMRDARMVSVRRGANSLNPQSNSLGGELDVLSYTGRNEQGRLRYEYGSHGREGLQTAFGGVSDDGVLDGRVNFTYDHFDGYRKHSSSQRKTLRSNFGYVTDNFENRTWLSWTDLRFDVAGPVSEEVLNNNPTDVYPMVWLRDPHRNVEQLRVANRSDWQVDNQAIGAGVWHIRTHDNFTTPAYYRFSRSHSEGLQFTYNIETEPVTYRTALAWDQMTLQTELMQNRKGTPADKTKIGKYDGRAENLYGSVGVDLHITPTVTVNLDVKGTHARRDVEKRQSHLSLDQSWTFWTPKAGVIWRPTESQRYFANISASEEPATFWEIINSSNGKLTKLSPQKAITYEIGGEGDITDALKWNLALYRSQIKDEYITTYDSAGTVVGVFNYAAKTRHQGLEAGLAGRVGAGPGDINYRVSWTYNDFRFMGGEYNGNYIAGIPRNIVAAEVLYEIGDWSVGPNIHWAPTDMAVDHQNNLDIQKRKHYAVLGLKGSYKPTEQWSVYLSMDNLTDEHYATTSVANQTVTAKDSTLFPGMGFNVNGGVTYNF